In Hyphomicrobium denitrificans 1NES1, one DNA window encodes the following:
- a CDS encoding nucleotidyl transferase AbiEii/AbiGii toxin family protein, translating into MPREPRNIGASVRARLLDRARAERSDFQILLTRYALERLLYRLSISPHRDRFILKGAMLFVTWVADPFRPTRDLDLLGSGDNGAEAIAETFRVICAQPVADDGVIFNVAALQAAPIREEVEYGGVRVRTTATIAGARIPIQVDVGFGDTVTPAPVEIDYPTLLDAPAPHLRAYPIETVVAEKFEALVALGMANSRLKDFYDLWLIAHTFKFGRPALSKAVQRTFERRGTALPADIPVGLTDEFAAAWAVQWRTLLTRERMAAAPEGFTTVIADLQDFLMPLLGGSNTESVWPAGGPWSLGASKDE; encoded by the coding sequence ATGCCACGTGAGCCTCGCAATATTGGCGCGTCGGTGCGGGCCCGCCTGCTGGATCGGGCGCGCGCGGAGCGATCCGATTTCCAGATTCTGCTGACGCGCTATGCGCTCGAGCGTCTGCTCTACCGGCTGAGCATTTCCCCCCATCGCGACCGCTTCATTCTAAAGGGGGCGATGCTCTTTGTGACCTGGGTCGCCGATCCCTTCCGGCCGACTCGCGATCTCGACCTGCTCGGTTCTGGCGACAATGGCGCCGAGGCGATCGCGGAAACCTTCCGCGTCATCTGCGCCCAGCCGGTCGCCGATGACGGTGTGATATTCAATGTCGCTGCGCTGCAGGCGGCGCCGATCCGCGAGGAAGTGGAATATGGCGGCGTACGGGTACGCACAACCGCGACGATCGCCGGTGCGCGCATCCCAATTCAAGTTGATGTCGGCTTCGGCGATACCGTCACGCCGGCGCCGGTCGAGATCGACTATCCCACCTTGCTGGACGCCCCGGCACCGCATCTTCGAGCCTACCCGATCGAGACGGTGGTGGCGGAGAAATTTGAAGCCTTGGTCGCGCTCGGCATGGCCAACAGCCGACTCAAGGATTTCTATGATCTTTGGCTGATTGCGCACACCTTCAAATTTGGGCGGCCCGCACTTTCTAAAGCCGTGCAGCGCACATTCGAGCGGCGCGGCACAGCGCTCCCAGCCGATATTCCGGTTGGTTTGACGGATGAATTCGCGGCGGCGTGGGCTGTCCAGTGGCGAACCTTGCTCACGCGCGAGCGCATGGCGGCGGCGCCAGAAGGATTCACGACAGTCATCGCTGATCTTCAGGATTTCTTGATGCCGTT